CCCATATCAGCAAAAAGATATTTACCAGCATACTGTACAGACCTATCTGGACCTCACTATCAGGGATCAATACCCCGTGCGTGTTGCATTTACCACTGCCAGGGGCAATTCTACCCTGTTCCGCAATATCACAGGCGTGAATATGCAATACACTAACCGGGATTTCAAGAACCTGTTGTATGATAAACTGCAAAAATGGGATGCCTCCCAAATAAGCCAGTTGCAACAATTACAATTAGAAAAGGAACAGCTGAATGCAAAATCCCTGGAATTGTACCAGTTAAAAGACTGGCTATCTTCTCCTGCCCAGTTACAACGGTTAGTAGAAGCACGCGAGCGGAAGTTATACGGAAGAAGAGATACCCTGCCCACACCTGGGTTGGATTCCCTTCCAAAGGTGCCTTCATTGCCGGAAGCACCTTCCTGGGATGTACTGCTTCGTTATAAGGGCCGCCTGGATACGAAAGACAGCGCCACTAACCATCTGCCTTCCGACTCAAGTTTTGAAAACTATTACGCAGCCCGCCAACGTCAGTTAGATTCCCTGCAGAACCGCCTGCGCATCATGGATAGCACTTATCATGCTCACGAGGCACAGGCAGGTAACCTCAAAGGAGATGTGATTGAAAAGCTGATGAGCAGTAAAAACAATGCGGAACTTTCTCAACGTCTGAAAGAAATGAACCTGCCAGACACCGTGTTGCCTAAAGGCTACAAGACTTTATTGGCGATTCGCTCTATAGGCCTCGGCCGTACCATGGCTGACTACTCTGAACTAACTGCCAAAGGCATTAGTATCACCGGTGTGCAGGCAGAGTTCAACCCATCTTATTATGTGGCAGTTGCTGCTGGTACGATCGATTATCGTTTCAGAAATTACGTTGTAAATAGCGGTGCTCCCCGTCAATACCTGGCTTTGATAAGAGCCGGTTACGGCATGAAAGAAGGCAATCACCTGTTCTTTACCTATTACATGGGTAAAAAGCAACTCTACAACCTGAATACCAGTGCAGATAGTACGAGCACTCCTAACTATCATATCATGGGTGTTGCTGTAGAAGGCCGCTGGCAGATCACGAAGCACACCTATATGACCGGAGAAGTGGCAAAGTCTTCTTTACCCTATTATCAGCAATCCGGCCATAGTATGTTCAGTGATCATACCAATGAAGCTTATTCCCTGAGCGCGAATTCACTGATAACAAAGACAGGTACTAAACTCACCGGTGTATACAAGGTAATGGGAGCAGGGTTTCAGTCCTTCAGCCTTTATACAACAGGCTCCAAACAAATCGCATGGACCGTGCGTGTAGATCAGCCTTTCTTTAAACAGCAATTGTTAGTCACCGCCTCTGTACGCAGAAATGATTATACGAGTCAGTACCAGCAGGCCGATTATAAAAGCAATACCATTTTCAAAAGCATACAGGCTACATTAAGGATCAAACACTACCCTGTAGTGAGTGTGGGATATTATCCCACCTCTCAGCTGACAAAACTCAGTGACGGTACTTATATAGAAAGTACTTTCTACACGATGGTTGGAACAATGAGCCATTTCTACAAGGTACATAGTGTCATGATGAATACAATGCTCTCCTACACCCGCTTCTACAACAAGCAGGATGATAGCAGCTATGTATACTACAACACAAAGAACCTGTTGCTGAATCATACGATGTTCATGGGCAAATTTACCGTACAGGGCACTGGTTCAGCGGCTATGAATGGCGACTATGACCTGTATGGTGCGGATGGTACTGTGTTGTATAAAGTCAAAAGCTGGCTGGACATTGGCGCAGGCTTGAAATATAGTTATCAAACAACCTATGAACTCAGGAATGTGGGCTATACCGGTACGGCTCGTGTCGCTATCCCATATTTCGGACAGATAGAGGTCATGGCAGATAAAGGATTTATCCCAGGAGCTGAAAAGCGATTGGTTTCAAATAATACTGGTCGAATCACCTATACTAAAACATTTTAAATGAGACATTTTATCCTGATAGCCCTGGTGTTGCTATCTCTTCAGGCAACCGCTCAGGTAAACATGACAGTGCAGTTACCCCCAACCGGTGTGATGCAAAAAGCACAGTTATGGAATATCTTACTGGTATCTGCTTCCTCTTCATCCATCTGGGTGCGTGTTGAATTACGTGTCACAGACGCCCAGTCCAACCAACCGGTATTGACAGGTGTAAGCCGTAATATAATGTTAAACAAAGGTGCCAAACAATTACAGGTAGCAGATGTAACGCCTGTTACCTACGAATACCTGTCACCTACTGCTGACAGAAATGCGAATGGTCTGCTCATGGCAGGCACTTACACCGCCTGTTACAGTGTATTCCTGGTATCAGGTGATGCATATTCCCTGATTGCAGAGGATTGTCTGCCATTCGCCGTGGAACCGGTAAGTCCGCCGTTGTTGAATAATCCGGCAGACCAAAGTGTAGTAGAAGGGAATTTACCCCAGTTCACCTGGATACCTCCTGCTCCAATCACGATCTTCAGTGATCTGAACTACGATTTCACGATCGTAGAATTAAGGAATGGTCAATCTCCTGCCGAGGCGATCCAATCAAATATTCCGGTGTACCACACCACTCATTTAAAAGATCAGTTCTTAAACTACCCTGCTTCCGCCATAGCACTGGATACAGCGAAGAACTATGCCTGGACAGTGGTTGTAAAGAACAACACACAGTTCGCCGCGCAAACGGACATCTGGACATTTAAGATCAAGGGTGTACCCAATGAAAAAATAGTAGTGACGCAGGATGCCTATGTACAACTGAAAAGGGAACTGGATGGCTCAAGTGTAGCCTGCTCCGGCGCATTACAGTTCGGCTATAGCAACGATGCCGGCGATACTACCGTGACATATGAAATCATTTCCTTAGATGCAGGTCAGCGTGTTGTGAAGACAGCCACTCTCTCATTAGACCGTGGTATGAACAACTTAAAAGTAGACCTGAAAAAAGTAAGTCTCACCACTGGTCAGTCCTACCTGTTCCGTTTAAAGAACGGCAGACGTGAATACTGGCAGATAAAATTTGTTTATAAATGAGGTACTTCCTTACACTAATTATTAGTATAGCTGCTGCTCTGTCTGTACAGGCACAGGATACTGCAGCTATTGCGAAAGCGATCAATATCTTTCGTCGGGTGCAGGCCAAAAGCCAGCAACAACCGGTAAGTTTTGAAGTGAATTATACTTATTCCAATGAGTCTACACCCGGAACATTGCTGGATAGTCTGAAGGGAAAGATAGAGATAAGCGGAGAGAACTATCGTAGTACGCTGGATAATACTGAGACGATTCGGAATGCTAAATATAGCATTGTACTATTTAAAGAGGATAAGCTCATGTACCTGGCCGCGAACAGTAAATCAGCTTCTCCTGCTGATCCGCTGGAGACATTGAATGCATTACTGAAAGGAGCGACTAATAGTACATTCAGTTATCAGAAACGAAATACAATTATCAATGTTTCGTTTCCTGCCGGAGGCAATTGCAAACAGTTATCTATAACAATAGATACCGTCTCACAAAGATTGTTATCCATGCAGTATATCCTGAAAACAACCTTGTTGATGGGTGACGAGATGAAGAATGAAGTGCCGGAAGGATATGAGGAATATGCACAGGTGAAAGCGAGCTTCTTTAATTATAAAGACATACCATTGAATAGCAGCCGTTTTGATGAGAAGGCTTTCTTTTATAAAGATGGGGATGCATTTAAAGTGACGCCTGAATATGAAGACTATAGCATTTTCGTAGGCACACCTGGACTATAAATTTTAAAATACTATACCTAAGAAATAATTATCAATCATGATTCTGGAAGTAGCTGCAAGGGGGAAAAAGACATTTGCTGCAGTCATGCTGGCCCTGCTGTACATTGAGACAGTACTGCCAATGAATGCACTGGCGGCGGTAAGAAGTGGGTACCCTGTCAGAGCCATTGTCCCTGTTCCCGACAAGGCCAATAAGAAGTTAATGCCGGTGGTCGTTAATAATGCCCCACACCACCCGGCGATCATTCAGACAAATTCAAAAGTCCTTGAACCGAAGGCAGAAGGAATGCAACCACGTTCAGAAGGTTTGCAACCTAAACCTGAAGATATCGGCGGTCCCGGCCAACCTGAAACCCAGGCATTCACCTCTGTGAATGGAGATAATTTAGTAGATCTCTTTTCCGGCGATTTCTCCTACAAGGTGCCTTTGATGGATGTAGGCGGTTACCCGATAGCACTGGGATATAACAGTGGCATCTCCATGGACCAGGAACCAAGTTGGGTTGGATTGGGCTGGAACGTCAATCCAGGTACTATCACACGTAACATGCGTGGATTACCGGATGAATTTAACGGTGCCGATAGTGTTCGAAAAGTACAATATATGAAGGAAACAGAATCCTGGGGTGTAAACCTGGGAGCAGGGTATGAATTATTTGGAACACCTAGTGATCAAGCCAGGTCAGCCAGTGACGCTTCATCTATTGGAACTTTGGATTTCGGCATAGCCTTTACTTATAACAACTATAGGGGATATGGAATAGAATCTTCTATTTCCCCCGGATTGAACGCGGGTTCAAAGACATTCCCCGGACTGTCAGGGGGATTATCCCTGACGAATAGCTCTACAGATGGTCTTACATCAGGGGTATCTCTGTTCTATCAGCAAGGTGTAAAAGAGGCAAGCCAAACGAATACCGGTGCTGCTGCGACAGCCTCCGTATCTGGGTCTTATAATACCCGTGCAGGGTTAAAAGACCTGCAATTTTCCGTAGGAGACAGGTTATACCGCACAACCGGTAAAAATAATCCTACTAAAGGTACCAGTGGCGCTTTTCAGTCAAGTATATCTTTTGCCCGTCAGGCATACACCCCACAAATTACTTTCCCTTATACAAGTACTGCCTTTAGTTTTACCGCAAAGGTGGGTTCTGTAGCAATATCATATCACCCATATATCCGTGCAGCCTATAACCATGCTAAGCAGGAAATTGCAGGTGCAGATACTGCCCTTATATTGCCCGCATTCGGTTACCTGAACTATCAGAATGCTAATGGTAAACCCAGCTCACTCCTGGATTATAACATCGAAAAGGAAATGCCTTATCGTGAAAAGCCGGCAATTCCGACCATTGGTATTCCAGCTTACACATATGATGTATTTGCCATTTCCGGGGAGGGCACAGGTGGAATGTTCCGCGCATATAGAGGTGATATCGGTTATGTGTATGATCACCAGATGAAAACAAAGGATGGGTCCATCAGTGGTAGCATCGATCTTGGTTTTGGACAAACATTCCACTGGGGAGCCGATTTTAACCTTACACGTGCCAACTCTGAAAATGGTCCATGGACGGCGTTGAATGCGATGGCAGCCGTTGCCCCATTTAAAAATTCAAACGGATTATACGAAGCTTCTTATTTCAGAAACCCGGGTGAAACTACAGTAAACGATAAGAGCTGGCAGAATGCATTAGGTGGGGATGATGTAGTCGTGACCAGATTATACCAATCCAGCAAAAGTGATCCTGATATTTACGCAAAAAATCTGCTGGATAAATACAGGAACGATTCTCTGAAAGAAACAGTTACTGTAACCAGCCGTTCTTCCAGTAGAGCAGTACGTGATAAACGTACACAGGTTATTTCTTACCTGACAGCCGAAGAAGCCAGTACTGCAGGATTATCTAAATATATTGATAACTACGGTGAAAACAAGTTCCCGCTGCAGAGTTGCGATATGACCTATCCTTCTGATCTTGATTCACAGGGATTGAGAGGAGACTACTACAGCGGACAAGGTTTTGAACGTTTTTTATTCTCCAAAACTGATAAGATTGTCAACTATGGTTCAACCATCGAGTTTCAGGCGTCAGAACCTACAGGAGCACCTAAAGTAAATACTAATTTCTCTGTTCGCTGGACCGGCAGATTGAAAACAGATGTCACAGGCAGATATGTGTTTTCTACCAGGACTGATGATGGGATTCGCTTATACCTCAATGACTCTCTCATCATTAAGAACTGGACAGGTAAACCTGCTGACTATGAAGATACCGCTGTAGTAAACCTGGTAGCAGGGGAAAACTACAAGTTAGTAATGGAATATTTCCAGAAGAAGGAGAAAGCAATTGCCAGATTGCAATGGAGATTTGCTGGCCAGGCTACACAGGCTATTCCAACGCCGAATTTATACCTGGAATCGACGAAGACTTCTTTCCCAACCAGTGATGGTGCCATAGTAAGAGAAAAACGTGTAAATACTTTCCGCAAGAAAAATCATATCTCCGAAATAGATGTGCTAAATGCAGATGGCCGCCGTTATATATATGGTGTACCTGTATACAATTTCCTGCAAAAGGACGTCACTTTTTCTGTAGATGCAAACAAAGGGGATAAGGCATCTGGTTTGGTAGGTTATGTACCTAATGTAGATAATGCAGTCGGCAATCCGAATGGTAATGATAATTACTTCAGTAAGGAAGAAATGCCTGCTTATCCACATAGCTTCCTGCTATCAGCGATCCTCTCACCTGATTATGTCGACCTTACCGGAGATGGCATTACACCTGATGACCCGGGAGATGCCATTCGCTTTAACTATACGAAAATAGCCGATAAGAATAACCCTGAAAAATGGCGTATACCTTATAATAATAAAGCAAATTATAACCAGGGTTTACAAACAGATAACAGGGATGATAAGGGTAGCTATTTATATGGTGAGAAAGAATTGTGGTATCTGAACTCTATTGAGTCCAAGAATATGATGGCTATTTTTTGGGTGTCTAATCGCGAAGACCTGCCGGGTATGGATGAGAATGGAAATGTGCAGGCAGTTGGTCAGCATAAGAAATTAGATTCTATCAAGTTATATTCTAAATCAGATTACCTGAGCTATGGCAACAATGCATTAGCTATCAAAACGGTACACTTCAGGTATAGTTATTCCCTTTGTAAAGGCGTGAACCCCAATAATGCCAATGGGAAACTAACACTTGATAGTTTATGGTTTACCTATAATGGTAATCAGCGAAAGGATAAAAATGCTTATGTATTTAAGTATAATTCCAATAATCCGGCCTATCAGACTAACTATTACGATCGCTGGGGGAACTATAAAAATCCTTCCCAGAATCCCGGGGCACTCAATAATGCAGAATATCCGTATGCACTGCAGGACAGTACACAGGCTGCTACAAATGCTGCTGCGTGGACACTGGATCAGATCAAGCTTCCTTCTGGTGCAACAATGAAAGTTGATTACGAAAGTGACGATTATGCATTTGTTCAGAACAGGCGTGCCGCTCAGTTATTCCGGATTGCAGGTTTCAGTGCTGGTATACCAGGCTCCCAGAGCAGTCTGAAAAATGAATTGTATAGTCTTACCAATGAACCTACATATGTAGGAATCAACGTTCCCAAACCAGTGAGCAGTAATCAGGAACTATATAGCCGCTACCTGGAAGGAATGGATACATTGTTCTTTAAGGTATTTGTAAAAATGCCTACCGATAAATTTGGTAGTGGTAGTGAATACGTAAACTGTTATGCTACGATAGAGCCAGGTAATTATGGCTATTATAATAATGGGTTCTCCATTTGGTTGAAGCTGCAAACAGTCAACAAAGCAGGGGAAGTAGTGTCTGGTGGTTATAATCCGGTAGCAAAAGCCGCTATGCAGTTCCTTCGTCTGAACCTCCCATCCAAAGCATATCCTGGCTCTCAGACAGGTGATAACCTGACGCCATTGGATGGGGCCAAAATGTTACTGTCACAGGTGACTAATCTCACAGAGATGCTCACAGGTTTTGATACAGATGCAAGAATAAAAGGTTGGGCGAAATCTTTTGATACTTCCAGATCCTTTATTCGCCTGGCTAACCCGTATCTGAAGAAATATGGAGGTGGCCTGCGTGTAAAGAGAGTCTCCATCTTTGACAACTGGAATGCGATGACCAAACAAAAAGAGGCAGTGTATGGACAGGAATATATCTATACAACTACCCGGTCTATTAGGGGAGTTGGCGATTCAGTGACTATCAGTAGTGGTGTAGCCACCTGGGAGCCTTCAATTGGTAGTGAGGAAAACCCATGGCGCTTACCTATGCAATACAAGGAACAGGCGGCAGTATTAGCGCCTGTGAGCAGCGGATATGTAGAAAGGCCACTGGGCGAATCTTTTTTCCCTGCTCCTGCTGTAGGTTATAGTAAAGTAAGAGTACGGTCTATCAACACCAAAAATAAACGTTCAGCTAATGGGTATGCGGAAACCCGTTTCTATACCAGTTACGATTTCCCGACTCTCACAGATAAGACGCCAATAGGAGATAATAAGAAGAGGTTTAAGCCAACATTGGCCAACTTATTGAAAATTGATGCCAAGCACTATATGGGTGTCAGTCAGGGTTTCAAAGTTGAGTTGAATGACATGAAGGGTAAGATAAAATCTCAGGCAGTGTATGGTGAAGCTGACCCTGATCACGAAATTTCCTACACTGAGAATTATTATCATGTAGATGATCAGTCAGCAACTTTCAAGCATTTAAATAATACCGTAAAGGTCATTAATGATACGGGTTTTATTGATGCTTCTGCATCTGTAGGTAAAGATGTGGAGCTCATGATGAGTATGCGTCAGCAACGTTCAGTTACCAATGCCTACAATTTGAATATTAACTCCGACGGCTGGTTGGTAGGAGCTTTCTTTGCTATAATACCGAGCTTACTCAATATCGCTCAACGGGAAGAAACGATCTTCCGTGTACTCGGTACCACAAAAATAGTGAACCGACATGGCCTGCTGGATAGTGTGGTTGTAAAAGACAAGGGAAGCCGGGTCGTAAGCCGCAATCTTGTTTATGATGGCGAAACGGGTGATGTGGTATTGACAAGTTCACAAAATGAATTTAATGATCCGGTATATCATTTTTCAGTTCCTGCGGGTTGGGCGTATGATGGTATGAGTGGCGCCTATAAGAATATTGGTGCTACCGCCGATAACGTAACTATCCGCGAGGGTAAAATCGTATCCGGGTTACCTGATACAACTATTGTCAAATATTTTGCAGCAGGTGATGAGATCCTGGTATATACCCGTCAAAAGACAGGTGGTACGGATTGTGATCCTGAAATCGCAACATGGCCCGCTTTAAGCAGACTCTATGCTGTTGATGCAAATGCGATAAGCGGTGGTACGCCGGATCTTTACTTTGTAACGAAGGATGGAGCACCATTTACCGGCAACAAAGTAACGATGAAAGTGACCCGTTCCGGCAGAAGGAATATCGCTGCAGTAGCAGGAGAAATAACGATGCTGAATAATCCAATCGTTGGTGATACTGCATTGGTCATTAATGCTAACGCTGGTGTGTTAAATGCAACTGCTACGGAATTCAGTCAGTTCTGGAAAGTGGCGGATAAAAAGAAAAAGGACTCAGTTACAAGTTGTATAACGCAATCTTATGCATTGTATAGTAAGGATTCCTGTGGCGTACATGTATACGGTAACGATAGTACCGGCGCGTGGTACAAGGCACAGTGTGCCACTGGTAGAGTGTCCAATTATGTATACTATCATATCGACCGTGATATGTATTCTTCTACCGTTAGTCAGCAGGCTGCAAATGATTCTGCAAAGAAAGCACTGGATTCTCTTGGCCCTGTGTATGCTTCCAGGTTTAGTCCATGTTTGTATCCGAATGCCGCTATGAGCAGAAACTATGTGAGGAATAATTGTCCTTCAGGTACAGTACCGGATACAACCACTTATACAGTGGCGTATGATACGTATCGTGAAACTACCCAGGCGCAGGCTGATGCAGATGCTGCAGCTGATACGGCCGCGAATGGACAGGCTTATGCAAATGCACATGGAAACTGCCTGACTTGTAACTTCTTTGTAAATAAGAAGCCGGATTCTGAGGATATGCCATCATTCCAGATGATTGCTAGAAACAATCAAACAGGTGTGTCTTATACTTTAGGTGGTGGTGAACAGGTGACACAGTTCCCAATATGTAAGGCAATTCCTGAGGGATCTTACACC
This Chitinophaga sancti DNA region includes the following protein-coding sequences:
- a CDS encoding DUF5977 domain-containing protein → MILEVAARGKKTFAAVMLALLYIETVLPMNALAAVRSGYPVRAIVPVPDKANKKLMPVVVNNAPHHPAIIQTNSKVLEPKAEGMQPRSEGLQPKPEDIGGPGQPETQAFTSVNGDNLVDLFSGDFSYKVPLMDVGGYPIALGYNSGISMDQEPSWVGLGWNVNPGTITRNMRGLPDEFNGADSVRKVQYMKETESWGVNLGAGYELFGTPSDQARSASDASSIGTLDFGIAFTYNNYRGYGIESSISPGLNAGSKTFPGLSGGLSLTNSSTDGLTSGVSLFYQQGVKEASQTNTGAAATASVSGSYNTRAGLKDLQFSVGDRLYRTTGKNNPTKGTSGAFQSSISFARQAYTPQITFPYTSTAFSFTAKVGSVAISYHPYIRAAYNHAKQEIAGADTALILPAFGYLNYQNANGKPSSLLDYNIEKEMPYREKPAIPTIGIPAYTYDVFAISGEGTGGMFRAYRGDIGYVYDHQMKTKDGSISGSIDLGFGQTFHWGADFNLTRANSENGPWTALNAMAAVAPFKNSNGLYEASYFRNPGETTVNDKSWQNALGGDDVVVTRLYQSSKSDPDIYAKNLLDKYRNDSLKETVTVTSRSSSRAVRDKRTQVISYLTAEEASTAGLSKYIDNYGENKFPLQSCDMTYPSDLDSQGLRGDYYSGQGFERFLFSKTDKIVNYGSTIEFQASEPTGAPKVNTNFSVRWTGRLKTDVTGRYVFSTRTDDGIRLYLNDSLIIKNWTGKPADYEDTAVVNLVAGENYKLVMEYFQKKEKAIARLQWRFAGQATQAIPTPNLYLESTKTSFPTSDGAIVREKRVNTFRKKNHISEIDVLNADGRRYIYGVPVYNFLQKDVTFSVDANKGDKASGLVGYVPNVDNAVGNPNGNDNYFSKEEMPAYPHSFLLSAILSPDYVDLTGDGITPDDPGDAIRFNYTKIADKNNPEKWRIPYNNKANYNQGLQTDNRDDKGSYLYGEKELWYLNSIESKNMMAIFWVSNREDLPGMDENGNVQAVGQHKKLDSIKLYSKSDYLSYGNNALAIKTVHFRYSYSLCKGVNPNNANGKLTLDSLWFTYNGNQRKDKNAYVFKYNSNNPAYQTNYYDRWGNYKNPSQNPGALNNAEYPYALQDSTQAATNAAAWTLDQIKLPSGATMKVDYESDDYAFVQNRRAAQLFRIAGFSAGIPGSQSSLKNELYSLTNEPTYVGINVPKPVSSNQELYSRYLEGMDTLFFKVFVKMPTDKFGSGSEYVNCYATIEPGNYGYYNNGFSIWLKLQTVNKAGEVVSGGYNPVAKAAMQFLRLNLPSKAYPGSQTGDNLTPLDGAKMLLSQVTNLTEMLTGFDTDARIKGWAKSFDTSRSFIRLANPYLKKYGGGLRVKRVSIFDNWNAMTKQKEAVYGQEYIYTTTRSIRGVGDSVTISSGVATWEPSIGSEENPWRLPMQYKEQAAVLAPVSSGYVERPLGESFFPAPAVGYSKVRVRSINTKNKRSANGYAETRFYTSYDFPTLTDKTPIGDNKKRFKPTLANLLKIDAKHYMGVSQGFKVELNDMKGKIKSQAVYGEADPDHEISYTENYYHVDDQSATFKHLNNTVKVINDTGFIDASASVGKDVELMMSMRQQRSVTNAYNLNINSDGWLVGAFFAIIPSLLNIAQREETIFRVLGTTKIVNRHGLLDSVVVKDKGSRVVSRNLVYDGETGDVVLTSSQNEFNDPVYHFSVPAGWAYDGMSGAYKNIGATADNVTIREGKIVSGLPDTTIVKYFAAGDEILVYTRQKTGGTDCDPEIATWPALSRLYAVDANAISGGTPDLYFVTKDGAPFTGNKVTMKVTRSGRRNIAAVAGEITMLNNPIVGDTALVINANAGVLNATATEFSQFWKVADKKKKDSVTSCITQSYALYSKDSCGVHVYGNDSTGAWYKAQCATGRVSNYVYYHIDRDMYSSTVSQQAANDSAKKALDSLGPVYASRFSPCLYPNAAMSRNYVRNNCPSGTVPDTTTYTVAYDTYRETTQAQADADAAADTAANGQAYANAHGNCLTCNFFVNKKPDSEDMPSFQMIARNNQTGVSYTLGGGEQVTQFPICKAIPEGSYTVYMSAMEQCYAFTKDSVQHTLTSGTTDSSFTTTTPINIAVSRNGRIYNNAFSLYATKQGCDSGYVGSTVSKQIAANLAYSYVSQLDAQDKAGASSLSALQATANAQGICLDATHLVMRTKANSTSTYSSITYQTEGGTATTKIFDDVQLTIPLSQAMWTITLKTMSGTSNVSINGGATETFDSNGKTWHITGPPITIEIWNP